The Oxyura jamaicensis isolate SHBP4307 breed ruddy duck chromosome 9, BPBGC_Ojam_1.0, whole genome shotgun sequence genome includes the window GTGTGCCGTGTCCTGTCCAGCCCGCTTTCTGGAACGGGCAGGTAATGCCGTGTCCTCTGTGACATGTGTAATCCCTGGCCCAGGGATGGTTGGAGTAGGAATCGGGGGGAGAACAAGGATGGAAGAGCTCGGACTTGGAAAAGCTGCTCTCTTGTGAGAAGGGACACCTGGGGGCTGGGGTCCTCCTGTGCCAGCTGGGCTGAGCCATGCGGGTGCTTCCGAGCAGCACCAGGCCTTGGGCGGCCTGGAGGTGGGAGCAGGCACCGAGGGCAGTcgggcagctccagcagcctccGTGAGAGTTTGGGGTGTGCCGGGGCACGCACGCAGCCCGGTCCTGGGGTCTTGTCTGTGCCGGTGTGTGCGTGGCTGGGGCAGCGGCTGGGCAGGCGGTGCCAGGCTCAGGGGGCTCTGTGCTTGCCGGGGATCTGTGCTCAGTGAGGAGCGACTGGTGCGAGGTTGAGGCCAGggtgctcctggctgcctggTGCTGAGACAAGGAGCGTGGCAGGGAAGTGGCCCCAAGCTGCTTGGGGTGGCGCTGAGCTGCTTGGGCTGTGGCCGTGCTGGTGCCAAGCCCGTAGTGGCACGAGGAAGGCTGACGTGGATGGGCAGTGTGGGGCACAGGAGTCAGGGGGTGCAGGAAGGGACGGAGCCACTGCCGAGGCCAGCTGCTGACCGTGGCCTTCCCCGCTTCTCTGCTCGCTCCGGCCAGGACCGCGTCCGGTGGAAGGCTTTGAGATCACGAACGTGACGGCCAGCACCATCACGGTGCAATGGGCTCTCCACCGGCTCAAGCACTCCACTGTCAGTAGGGTGCGTGTCTCCATCCGCCAGCCTGGGGACCTGGAAGACCGCACGGTGGAGCTGAACAGCAGCGTGGCCAAGTACACCTTCCTGTGAGCGTGGcaggcgggcggcggggccggctgGCGCCCGTGAGCCCCCGCgctcacctcctcctgcccgccctcctcctctgcagggacctgcagccaggagagcgCTACATCGTCCATGTCACCACGCTGAGCGGCCTGGGGACAGAAGATCACCCCTCGGAGAGCCTGGCCACGGCCCCCTTCCACGTGTGGACGAGTGAGTGGGGCCGTGCAGTGCGGGCCGAGGGCTGGCAGGGGCGTtgctgggctgggggcgagCTCCCAAGAGGCTTGAGGTGACGCATAAGCAAGCTGCTACCAGAGACTCGGCGCTTATTTTCTCCCAtctccctcctgctccagggCCTCTCCCCCCTCGAAACCTCACAGCCTCGCGCGTCACCCCCACCTCCGTGTCCGTGACGTGGGAGCAGCCGCCCGCGGGCGCCGTGGAGGGGTACATCATCAACGTCACCACCCTGCAGAGCGTCAAGAGCCGCTACGTGCCCAACGGCAAGCTCGCGTCCTACACCGTGCGGGACCTGTTGCCCGCGCAGCGCTACCGCCTCTCCGTGACGGCCGTGCAGAACACGGAGCAGGGGCAGGTGCACAGCGACCCCATCCACCTCTACGTCACCACCCGTGAGTGCctgccggggcgggggggacacCGAGCTGCAGCGGTCCGTAGGAGCTCGCCGCTCCCACAGCGGGTGCCTCCCGCTGGTACCAGCCCTCCCTGTAGAAGGGAGGCGGCGGTGGCTTGCTCTGCAGCCTTTGGATGCAGAGTTACACCTCGGCAGTGCTTTGTAGGGGAAGGGAGCAGCACCTGCTGCCTGGGTGGCATCACCGGTCCCCAGACAGCCCTCGTGGCACCCAGCCCGATGCTCCGGTCACTGCGCTGACTCGCTGCCTGCCTCTCTCTAAGCCTAACCCTTTGTGGCCTGCAGTGCAGAGGGATGGGGTTCCGGAGAGGCGCTGGAGCCAGGCTGGACACCCCCGGGTCCTGCGCaacaggctgcccccagccttcCTGCCCGAACTCCGCCTGCTCGCAGACCACGACACGGCTGAggagccctcccctgcccccaggtaggcaccagcagggctgagcacagcccctCGCCCGCCCCAGCCAGGTGAAGCCTCGCTCCGTCAGCTGGCGCAGCTCCTCCGCGCTGCCCAGTGTTTGTGCCCAGAGCCACCTGCGAGTCCTTCGGCCACGCTGCCTCCAGCCGCTGGGGACCCCACCGTGCCCCCCACCCTCACGGCTGTCCTTCCCCAGGTTCACTGAGCTGGTGGATGGCAGAGGGAGGATCAGCGCCAGGTTCGGCACTGTGCTGAGCAGATCCATCACCGTGAAGACACGTAAGTGCTCTGCTGCCTCTTTGGCCTCCTCCTGTCACCCAGTGCTATCTCCTATACCTCCCCCACTCCCCTGGGACAGGGCGACAATGGGGCAGGCTGCTGCGGGGCcgagggagaggggagggcaggACCCCGTTGTCTCTCCCTGGACTGACATCTCCCCAGCCCAGGGAGAGGGGTGGCCCACGGCGGGTTGGGGAACCCAGGGCTGGGTTGTTGGCAGTGGGAGGAGACGCAGGATGCAGCGtgggctgggctcctgcctTGCTCCTGAGGTCAGTGAGGAGGGCACCTGGGCCCCCTACTTGCTCAGGCCCAGCCTCCAGTTTGCCATAGCCAGGGTGCCACCAGGGAAGGGCTAAACTGCTGCTGCAAACCTGGCCAGCCCCCTGATGCCAGGCTGGGTCCCCTCTGCCTGCCgctgctgcagaagggctgCCCTGGGGTCTGGCCCGGGCTGGAAGTCACGTTGACCCTCTCGTTGCCCAGAGCCAGAGGCTCCCGTGAAGCTGGAGAACATCGAGGAGCCTGGCCGGGGCAGTCTGGCGCTGCAGCTGCACGAGGCACAGAGCAAGAGTGAGTCTGGGGCGGGCACGGCCAGCGGGAATCCGGCCCCACGGGCATCAGAGCGGGGCTGACAGCAGTGTGTGCTTTGCAGGCACTGGGCAGAACTGCTCTGCAAACCCCTGCAAGAACGGAGGCACCTGTGTGAGCGAGAGCGAGTCCTACCACTGCGACTGCAGCCCGGGCTTCAAGGGCAGGCACTGCGAGCTGGGTGAGTGCCGTGCTCCTGCTGCACACGCTGAGGTTGGCGgctgtcccagcagcagggtCCCACAGGGCACAGGTCACCGAGCACCCCCCGTCTGTATCCAGCTCCCGGGTTCTGGCTGAGCCTCCCCCAGCCGGGattctgctgtgctgtggggctggagctCTGCGGCTCCTGGCGGGTTGGCTCCAAGCGATGCTGAGCCTGGTCCTCTGGGGCCACAGCAGGGGAGCCAGGGGGGGCTTGGCCCCCAGGgcgcaggcaggcagggctggagatgGGCTCGCTGGTAGCTCCCCTCTCCTGTTCCCCAAGCAGCCTGCAAGAAGGTGCCACACTCGTGCACGCGGCTGTACTCGGAAACCAAGTCATTCCCCGTGTGGGAAGGAGGCACCTGCCACTACCTGTGAGTACTGCCCGCGGGTTgtgctcccccttcccctcgcACCGAGAGCTGGGGCCGGCCCCACAGTGCGGCTCCGGGGAAGGGAGAGTGAGCacggggctgccccgtgccctgGCCACCTGCTGCCGGGTGCCCAGCGCCAGCGAGGCAACCTCTGGATCAGGGCAGGGCGCGACACAGTGCCACCCCTGCCTGCCAGCCCAGCTCAGGGCCACCTCTGTTCCCAGAGGGGTTGAGGGACCGGGGGCCTCTGCTGtgcccccccagcctgcctgcagcatggctgcagcagcccagctgcttgcccaggcagggcaggctcaGCCATGCTTGTATCTAGAAGACgggggagcccccccagcactTACAAACACAGCTCTGTCCCTGTTAATCCCTACAGCCCTCCCCTCTGCTGTGTGTGCAGGTACAAGAGAGTCTACAAGGTACACCAGGATGTCTGCTACAAGGAGAGCTGCGAGAGCACCGGTTCCAAGAAGCCAAGCAGCAGGTAGGGCCAGCAGAAGCATgctcctttccttctgcctggGGGCCTGGGACCTCTGGCTTACCCCAGCATGCTTGGACCAGGCTCGGCAGGGAAGGGGCAAGGAACAGCGCGCGAGGCCCAGGCGTGCTTCCCGGAGCTGCTCCTGAGGCTGCAGGGTTCGGGCGAGTGGGTCAAGGGCCAAGGTGCTGCAGGACTGATGGtgcttttgcttcttctcttccagaaaacaaagcaacagtCACACACTGAAGAAGCCATAAAGTAAGTGTCTGTTCCAGGCACAGGCTGAAGCCCCCCAGGGGGCAGGTCCCCTTCTCCCAGCCCAAGACAGGCATCCGGGACTggaagaggcagctgctgggcttttgGGGGGGGCTCCACACACCAGCTcattctcctcctgctcctccgcAGGGTTCAAAGCAGTAGGAGCTTCGTCTTTCCACACCTAAGGGCTTTTGAAACACCAGGAAGATCAGATCTGCTCGCTGGGTTGAACGCAGCAGGGGACCCTTCCTGCCTGGCGTCAGCcactccctctcctccagcccgTTAGGGACACGCAGCCAGATCAGCACCCGAGCGGCGTTCCCTTCTCTCTGCCGGACCAGCAGTGCCTTCACCCCGCCTTGCCTTGCTGCAGGTGCCCCTCTGCCCCACGGAGCCAATGCGgcgtgctgcagcagccagctgcctgcccccagGGGCCTGGCCCCCCTCGGCCCCCACAGCCCTGAGCTCCCGGCTCTGCGAGCCCAGTTCCCTTCCACCAGCATCTGCACCAACCTCTTTTCCTAACCCAAGGTTACCCGTTACTTATAACCCCAAATAAACCCGTTTAATGCAGACCAGAAGCCCTTAGCTATCAGCCGAAACCTGGCCCGCAGCCGGGTGGGGAGGCCTTCCCCACGTACATTCCCTAGGAGTTAGAAATTGTGAGCCACTGCCCTGAGCAGCGAGGCGAGAGCCGGCAGTGGAGGCACGTCCCCGTACTGtagctgggggagaggggagaattAAGGCAGCTTCccctgccttcatttttttttgttttgctttgtaaacGAGCCACGGTTTTAACCAAATTCCCAGCTCAGAAAGTCGTAGAGCACCTAGAAGTTACTGAAAGGTGACCTGTAGAGCAAAGATGGTCAGCCAGGGTGTGCCACCACGCTCGTTCTGGTGCTACGCAGCGCAGGGCACAGCATCAGCTTGGCTGTCCCCCTGCGCCGCCGGCGGTCCCCGCATCGCCCTGCGGTGCCGATGCCACCACGGTGCCGTTAGTGGCCCTGCCGTGGCCGCCCTACTGACTGCCGCGGAGCAGGCAAGGAGAAGTTTAGCTTAGAAATgttcctagttttttttttgtttgtatgacAACGCTAGTTAAACATAGATTTGTGTATTAACATACACAGTGTATATTATAAATTAATACATACCAGAGATATATCGTAGTTATGGTATAGAGTGTTATTTCCCGAGCAGCAGGGGGGTGTCCCGGTGGGGCAGCCCCCCGGTGAGCATCAAAGGCACCTCTGTTGTTCGACCACGCGTAGCCTTGCGGGTGTTCCCACTGCAGAaccagcccaggagctgcagcgCTGCCGgcagcctcctctccctcctgcgCCCTGCGTAAGCGCAGCTGCCACTGCCTGCGGCAGCAGCCCAGTGCTGGACAATGCCGTGTGAGGCCACGAGCAGGGGGACAGGGTGAGGCTTCCCCCAGCGCTGGGGATGGCCCCCAGAGACTCAGATTTGCAGAGAGAGCGCGCAACCTACTTTTTGCTAAGGCTGCCTGATCCTGCTCTCTGGATCTGTGCTCTTGGGATGTGGCAGGGTGTGTGCAGGAGTCCTGGACATCCCTGGTGTGGGAGGAAAAGCTGCCCCTTAGCCGCAAGTGCGAACACCAGAGCAGTCTGTGCCATCCCTAAGGGTGTGGAGCCAGAGCCTCCTCTGCACTCTGGGGCTATGGTCAGAATGTTtgctcccctgccatgggctgagaaggggggggaggaggatCCTCCCTGCAGTGATGCGAAGTGCAGCCTCCCCCCATCCAGCACAGTATGTAACACAGCCAAAAGGATTTAACcttgtctttgaaataaattagttattttggttttgttttgtttgttttgtttttaataaaaatgcttgaTAGAAACTGGATGTTTTCTAAAGCACCTGGTcaatgaggaggaaaaagggtCAGTGCTGTGTTGTGCTGTATGGGATTTACTGCACGCAGAGCCTTGCAGGATCCCGCAGCTGCTGTGGCTCATACCTGTGCTCCAGGTGGTAGGGCTGGGAGGCCTGGGGGACACCACGGAGCCTCCCATCCTCACTGTCAGACTCTTCTACTGCTGTCATCCAAGCCCTGATCTCCCTCTATATACAGTGTATCCctgtcctcttcctcttcttcttcctcctcttccttctcctcctcttcctcctctcgAGCCAGCAGCTTCTTGAAGACCTCGTACTCCTCCGGGGTGGCACGGGCCAGGTTGGCCAGGAAGTCTTTTTCAGGGAGACGAAGGACCTCCTTCAGTTTGGGGTTATTGGTTTGGGTCTGGCCCTTGAGAGGCGTCTGGTAGAGCCCCCTTCGCTCCAGGAAGATGTGCCGGTTCCTCAGCTCAGCGAAGGGCGTTTGGAGAAGACGGGCCTTGACCATCTCCTTCTGGCGGATCCCCATCCTGAAGTACGCGTACTGCGTGCAGGACGCGGGGCTTCAGCACACGGCCCCAGTGCCGTGCGGTAGCCGTGCGGTAGCCGTGCCGTGCTGGCAGCCCCCACCCTGACCCCCTCACCTGGAAGTGGTAATGGAGGCTGCcgggctcctccagcagcaccccggggcagctctgcaggacctCCGTCAGCTGCTCGGCCGTGAAGAGGCACTTCTCCCGCAGCACCCGCACCACCGCCTCCATCCTCCGCCGGGGCAAGGTGAAGACCTGGGGGCAGCGCCCGGCCACCCGCTGCAGATGCCCTGCGGGCACCGGGGTGAGCGGGCACCGGGCCGAGCCCGCAGCGCGGCGAGCCCCCCGCCCTCCCGGCCCCGGGCCCTACCTCCGCCGAGCCCCAGGCGCCTCAGGTACTGGGCGCGCTCCTTCAGCTGCGCCTCGGCCGCCCGCAGCAGCTCCGGGCTCCGCTCCAGCAGGCCCAGCGCGGCCTCGgcgctcagccccagcagcagcagctgctccgccgccgccgccgcccgctgcGGGCCGAGCCGGGGCTGCAGCTCGCGGAGCCGCCGGGCCTGCGCCTGGCTGAAGCCCATGGCCAGCAGCGCNNNNNNNNNNNNNNNNNNNNNNNNNNNNNNNNNNNNNNNNNNNNNNNNNNNNNNNNNNNNNNNNNNNNNNNNNNNNNNNNNNNNNNNNNNNNNNNNNNNNNNNNNNNNNNNNNNNNNNNNNNNNNNNNNNNNNNNNNNNNNNNNNNNNNNNNNNNNNNNNNNNNNNNNNNNNNNNNNNNNNNNNNNNNNNNNNNNNNNNNNNNNNNNNNNNNNNNNNNNNNNNNNNNNNNNNNNNNNNNNNNNNNNNNNNNNNNNNNNNNNNNNNNNNNNNNNNNNNNNNNNNNNNNNNNNNNNNNNNNNNNNNNNNNNNNNNNNNNNNNNNNNNNNNNNNNNNNNNNNNNNNNNNNNNNNNNNNNNNNNNNNNNNNNNNNNNNNNNNNNNNNNNNNNNNNNNNNNNNNNAGTGtgcctgtccaagccatgggctgccagcttctccaggagaatgccgtgtcaaaagccttggTGAAGTCGAGGCAGACTGTTaacaggctttccctcatccaccagctGGGTCACCCGGCCATAGAAGGAGGTGAGGTTGGTCgggcaggacttgcctttcatgaacccatgctgactgggcctgatcccctggtgGTCCTGCATACATtatgtgattgcattcaaggtgacctgttccatcacctctcttggcaccgaggtcaggctgacaggcctgtagttccctgggtcctccttacaacccttcttatacatgggcatcacattagcaagtctccagtcagCCAGGACCTCTCCGGGTGACCAGGACCACCGagagatgatggaaagcagcccaACAATCCGctagctccctcagcaccctcaggtggatcccatctggccccatggacttgtgacagtccaaGTGGAGCAAACTCCAAACACCACCCAGATGGCAATCAACCAACAAAACTAAGGTGTTTATTTGTTCATTATTCAGAAAGTGGAACTacatataaaaagtaaaaacagccaataaaaatatattctgagttataaacaattaaaagaaGCAACATCTTTCTCTTACTGCTTTAAAGCCCAGCTGATGTACAAACATAACCCCATTTATTAACTAGAAGCTTTTCTTGCCTCAGCACTCCCCTCACAGCACCAGTAACATCCCCAGGGCAAGCACTGTTACTTCTGCCTGTTAGCAGCTCTGTACCACTGCAGAAATGCTCCTTTCcaacagccccagcactgcctgggcTTGACATCGAATTCCCCACTGACTGTGCAAGATCCTTTCAGGACGTCTCTGTTCCATCAGAGTGCTGACAGCTCCTCAGTgaggcaaaaagcaaaaacaaggcCACATCTTGGACTGTGGTGTATGTCAAAAGTCAGTGTAACAGGCGATCAGAACTCACTGCTGTGTAATTTGCCAATGTGAATACAAGTATTTGCAGCAAGCGTGCTTTGTGTGCATCCAACCGCTTCTGGAGAAGAACAGAAGGGACTGGGGTAAGATCAACAGCTCCTGCCTTCCGCAGTCTGGACAAGAAAAATCATCTTGATGTCAAAGACTGCCCCATCAGACTACAGAAGGTAGTTCATATCACAAGCCTCTCTCATAGCAAATCCCAGCTATTGCTCTGAGGATTTCTCAAGAAGTTCAGTTTTTATGTGAGGGATCATCTTTCTACAAGAGAGAAGTGCTTAAAATTAATTCCCATTGCCTCCTGAGTGACAGCATACGTACTGCAGTAAGGGAGCTATCGTTCCACAGGCAGGGGCTTCTGCAGGGGGAGACTGCAGCGATGCCCCAGACCCGAGCCATGGCACTCCGCAGCCGCTGCTCCTTCCCAGGGGGGATCTGCACGTACACAGTTGGAAGCATTCAAGCGCGGCTCACACTCCAAGCAAGGAGCTGGAAGTCTGTCTCCTTGCACGCACTCACCAGAACCATTTCTCAGTTGACTGCTTTCTAGAGAGAAAGATGAACAGTGAAGAACGAACCACGGGTTGCACTGGTTAACAGGCCTAAGTTCAAAGTAAGCTTTGGATATTTGATGAATTTGGATATAAGATGGTCTTCTAGTAAGAAGTATCTTACTAACCACAGCCAAGCCTTTTCCTATAAATCCTCCCTGCCTGTTCAGTAGGCCCCTGGTGAGGGAAAAAGCCTTCAAAACAACATCTTACCTGCCTCAGCAGAGAGGTATACCTCTTCCCAGGTATAATTACCCAGGTTGACAGGCTGCTTCAGCCAAGGATCCTCTACCAACACGGCTAGAGTCATGCGCTGCTCTGGAACAGGATGCAAAAGCCCAGCGATCAGATCCATGAGAtctggggagaggcagcagcgaGACAAACAGTTCAGTCAATATTTTAGGTATGCTGAGAATGCAATATGATTTGTATTCAAAGAATGCAGATCTTAACTACAAATCCTCCCTGTTAATCCCCTGTACTATCCTGCTGTctcagttttattcacaactacTTACATGAGCTCAGCTCTGAGAATGATCTGGGATTTCCAGGTTGTGCAAACAAGAGAGGAGTTATGACACTGAGGAGGACAGACGTAGAGACACATGCTACAGAGCCAACCCTGTTTCCAAGCCCAGTCTTGTCCTGCAGCCATCCCAGGTCTCATCTGTGATTAAAGGTGCACTCAGGGTTCAGGAAAAGCTTCAAGAATTTACCCTTCAATTGCATCACTGCTGAAGCCTTATAACCAGTGCTCCTAGGACCACAGAGAACTTGAAGACTGCCAGTAGACTGACGTGCAACTGGTTTTCTACAGCtccaaatgaaagcaaagcccatgtatttttcctgtgagGTCAAGCCATAcaattctttcagaaattataaATTAACAGATTATCAAACATCCCAAAAGCAACATGTTATCGGTTGGTGATTAGTTCAACTGAGGTAAAACCTGCATTAGAATTGCACGAGTGCCATTAACGATCTTAAACTTATCTACTAAAGCCAACCCATCAGGCCTTGTTCCAGTTTTCTCAGGTATAAACCTCACTGAAGTCTGACAGGCCGATAGCTTGAATCATCATCTTAAGTGGGAGGACTGGAATTTGAAACTAATAAAACGTACAGTAGATAGCTGCAACATAGGCATAAAGAACTGCAGAACTGATCAGAAAAGGATACCTCTGCTTCAGTGAACAGCTTCTTAAATCATTATAGAGAACATTTGGAactatttttccagtttttcccttcttcctgggGAATAAGTACTGCTCATACTTTCCTAAGAGATCTGCTCATTCAGAAAAGCAAGTTggaaaaaattaccttttgaCACAAGCCGAGGAGGGTTCAGGACAGCTGCCATGGCCTCCTCCAGCTCACAGAAGGGATTCTCTCCAAATATTAGGGTATAAAGGGTGACACCAAGTGACCACATCTCCAACTCAGGGCCGTGATACCTGTGCAGAGATACACAAGCTTGCATAAACTCAGACTGCAAATACATAATTGTATGCTAAGGaaggtaagggaaaaaaaagctggttGATAGCCCTCATTTCCTATTTTGATCTTAACAGAGGAGGTTTGTGAGAATTCTCACGTTTTTGAGAAATCTGTACTGTTCTTCTATGAACAggagaagatttttctttctgtgaaagaaaaataactaaagaACAGCCAACCAATTTCAGTTGATGAATATGTATAATATGCACTGAGACTTCTTACACAAGTAAGCTGGTGAGAATAGAACTTAAgtctcctccttctttaccATAAGCCCAAACTATCAATTAaatctttaaacagaaaattggaTACTTAATTGGAATCCCATTTGCCCCCTCCAATCCATTTCAAAGCCCAAagatattctgaaataaatgttagtTATCTAGATTCCAACTGAGAAGAAGGAACAGTGTCTCCTCAAAGCAACAGGCTGAATTCCCAGGGCAATGTGGCTCCATCTCCCACCTAGTTCCCAGCAGgaatttccttccctccttgcaTGGCTTTCTGCCACTCATTAAGGGGGGCTGCCTGAAGGATGCATTAAAAAAGCTGTGTAAAACAAGAGCAAGGTAATGTACTCGCAGGTACAGTTCATGTTTACCTCCCTGGGATTGCTTCCCTCCGGGAGTGGGAGTGAGACTGTCAGCCCACAGGTAAAGAGCATTCACAGAAGGAGACAGCAGGGAAAAGACAGCTAGGGTTTGGGCAGCACATCCAAGACAGCAGCAAGACAAGCTGTAAGGGAAGGATCCTCAAGGCCAGAGGGGCACAAAAATGAAGGGGGAGATGAACCATGATCAAACTGCAAAAGTTGATACACAGAAGTAGAAAGAGGGGAACAGAAGAGATGAAAGTGAGGGAAGCA containing:
- the MTERF4 gene encoding transcription termination factor 4, mitochondrial, whose protein sequence is MGFSQAQARRLRELQPRLGPQRAAAAAEQLLLLGLSAEAALGLLERSPELLRAAEAQLKERAQYLRRLGLGGGHLQRVAGRCPQVFTLPRRRMEAVVRVLREKCLFTAEQLTEVLQSCPGVLLEEPGSLHYHFQYAYFRMGIRQKEMVKARLLQTPFAELRNRHIFLERRGLYQTPLKGQTQTNNPKLKEVLRLPEKDFLANLARATPEEYEVFKKLLAREEEEEEKEEEEEEEEEDRDTLYIEGDQGLDDSSRRV